The Clostridiaceae bacterium HFYG-1003 genome includes a window with the following:
- a CDS encoding amidohydrolase family protein yields MKTFYIKGDFIHADRPDHLSEQPDCCLLVREGRCAGFFAQSEAGIPVLDYSGSLIIPAFTDLHVHAAQFPNMGLGMDMPLLPWLERYTFPLEAAYQDPEYANLVYSRFVRELWRNGSLRSCVYSTVHQEATAILMDLFLESGLAAFVGKINMDRNAPEALTETTEESLAETRRWLEQYAGVSPKVKPIITPRFVPSVTAPLMDGLGELAREFNVPVQSHLNENRDEVEWVKQLHPESDNYLDVYGDHGLIRDQATIMAHCIHNVPEEVARFARDEVFVAHCPTANLNMSSGIMPAARLLRQGNIHLALGTDVAGGNTLSIPRVMVAAMQSSNVLFSQDPAQTPLSLAEAFWMGTRGGGKFFGDCGDFREGSSCDLLVIDDSAARRIKAMSLTDRLSRFVFAGDPAEIRWRMLEGEILPEPRLRE; encoded by the coding sequence ATGAAGACATTCTATATCAAAGGGGATTTCATCCATGCCGACCGGCCCGATCACCTGTCGGAACAGCCGGACTGCTGTCTGCTGGTTCGGGAGGGCCGCTGCGCCGGCTTCTTTGCGCAGTCCGAGGCTGGAATTCCGGTCCTTGATTACAGCGGATCGCTCATCATTCCCGCCTTCACCGATCTCCATGTCCATGCCGCCCAGTTCCCCAACATGGGGCTGGGCATGGATATGCCGCTTCTGCCCTGGCTCGAGCGCTACACCTTCCCGCTGGAGGCGGCCTACCAGGATCCGGAGTACGCCAATCTGGTCTATTCGCGCTTTGTCCGGGAGCTGTGGCGCAACGGCAGTCTGCGTTCCTGTGTTTACTCCACGGTGCACCAAGAGGCCACAGCCATTCTGATGGATCTCTTCCTCGAGTCCGGTCTGGCCGCCTTCGTCGGCAAGATCAACATGGACCGCAACGCGCCCGAGGCACTGACTGAAACCACGGAAGAGTCGCTGGCCGAAACCCGGCGCTGGCTGGAGCAGTACGCCGGGGTTTCGCCGAAGGTGAAGCCCATCATTACGCCCCGCTTTGTCCCTTCGGTGACGGCGCCGCTGATGGACGGACTGGGGGAACTGGCCCGGGAATTCAACGTGCCGGTCCAGTCCCATCTCAACGAGAACCGGGATGAAGTGGAATGGGTGAAGCAGCTGCATCCCGAATCGGACAACTACCTGGACGTCTACGGTGATCACGGTCTGATCCGGGATCAGGCGACCATCATGGCACACTGCATCCATAATGTACCGGAGGAAGTGGCGCGGTTTGCCCGGGACGAGGTCTTTGTGGCCCATTGCCCCACCGCCAATCTGAACATGTCCTCCGGCATCATGCCGGCGGCCCGGCTGCTCCGGCAGGGCAATATCCATCTGGCGCTGGGCACGGACGTGGCCGGCGGCAATACCCTGTCCATCCCCCGGGTTATGGTGGCGGCCATGCAGTCATCCAATGTGCTGTTCAGTCAGGATCCGGCACAGACGCCGCTGAGTCTGGCGGAAGCCTTCTGGATGGGCACGCGGGGAGGCGGAAAATTCTTCGGCGACTGCGGCGATTTCAGGGAAGGCTCCTCGTGCGACCTTCTGGTCATCGACGATTCGGCTGCCCGCCGGATCAAGGCCATGAGTCTCACCGACCGGCTGTCGCGCTTTGTGTTCGCGGGGGATCCCGCGGAAATCCGCTGGCGCATGCTGGAGGGGGAGATTCTGCCCGAACCCCGGCTGCGGGAGTAA
- the ade gene encoding adenine deaminase produces the protein MDYRTLLEASAGRVRADLVLKNAYLLDVFNAQFFQADLAIAHGRIAGIGDYEGVTELDCSGRWIVPAFLDGHMHIESAMVTPGQYARGVLPHGVTTVMADPHEIANVLGEAGVRWLMDASRGLPLDFRFMIPSCVPAAPIDHAGSELTAEQMSRLKTHEAAHGLGEMMDFPALLQGSEAIAQKLAAFSDRPRDGHAPGITGKALNAYVGSGIQTEHECSTREEMEERIRLGMYIQIREGTAAKNALALLPAVNDHNWRRCFFCTDDIEPFDILRDGTIDHLIRLAIRHGIDPARAYAMASFNSAQAYRLEDRGALAPGRRADFLILDDLADVSIEAVYAGGRLVCRQGQITDFDLPLLDRPDPSVRFQPLTEESLHLTGTTYRALVMSPGSLVTGLKQGRIESENFPYGQAMAKLVSLERHRALPLAGVCALDGFGIQKGAIASTIAHDAHNLICAGASDADILRAIERVGEISGGIVLVENGQVLAELELPIAGLLTEAPIEEVAGRLEEMDRIAHQVLGIPEAMNPFLSLAFMALPVIPEVKLTVEGLFSVTEQRLLPAVE, from the coding sequence ATGGACTACAGAACACTGCTGGAGGCGTCAGCCGGGCGGGTCAGGGCTGACCTGGTCCTTAAGAACGCGTATTTGCTGGATGTATTCAATGCCCAGTTTTTTCAGGCCGACCTGGCGATTGCCCATGGGCGGATCGCCGGCATCGGTGACTACGAAGGCGTCACGGAGCTGGACTGCTCCGGCCGCTGGATTGTCCCGGCCTTTCTGGACGGCCATATGCACATCGAATCGGCCATGGTGACCCCGGGTCAGTATGCCCGGGGGGTGCTGCCCCACGGCGTCACCACGGTAATGGCGGATCCGCACGAAATTGCCAATGTCCTGGGGGAAGCCGGCGTGCGCTGGCTGATGGACGCCTCCCGGGGCCTGCCGCTGGATTTCCGGTTCATGATTCCGTCCTGCGTGCCGGCCGCGCCCATTGACCATGCCGGCAGCGAACTGACCGCGGAGCAGATGAGCCGCCTGAAAACCCATGAAGCGGCGCACGGTCTGGGGGAAATGATGGACTTTCCGGCGCTGCTCCAAGGATCCGAAGCCATCGCTCAGAAGCTGGCGGCCTTTTCCGACCGGCCCCGCGACGGCCACGCTCCGGGCATTACGGGGAAAGCCCTGAATGCCTATGTGGGCAGCGGCATCCAGACCGAGCATGAATGCTCCACCCGGGAGGAAATGGAAGAGCGGATCCGGCTGGGGATGTACATTCAAATCCGTGAAGGCACGGCCGCCAAGAACGCTCTGGCGCTGCTGCCGGCGGTCAATGACCATAACTGGCGCCGCTGCTTCTTCTGCACCGATGACATCGAACCCTTTGATATCCTGCGCGACGGCACCATCGACCACCTGATCCGACTGGCCATCCGCCACGGAATTGACCCGGCCCGGGCATATGCCATGGCCAGCTTCAACTCAGCCCAGGCATACCGCCTGGAGGATCGCGGTGCGCTGGCGCCGGGCCGGCGGGCTGATTTCCTGATCCTCGATGATCTGGCCGATGTCTCCATCGAAGCGGTTTATGCCGGGGGCCGACTGGTCTGCCGCCAGGGGCAGATCACGGACTTCGATCTTCCGCTGCTGGACCGGCCCGACCCTTCCGTCCGGTTTCAGCCGCTGACGGAAGAGTCGCTGCACCTGACCGGCACAACCTACCGCGCCCTGGTGATGTCGCCGGGCAGCCTGGTCACCGGACTGAAACAGGGCCGGATCGAATCGGAGAACTTCCCCTACGGCCAGGCCATGGCCAAGCTGGTCAGCCTGGAACGCCACCGGGCATTGCCCCTGGCCGGGGTCTGTGCCCTGGACGGTTTTGGCATTCAGAAAGGCGCCATCGCCTCCACCATTGCCCATGATGCCCATAATCTGATCTGCGCCGGAGCCAGCGATGCCGATATCCTCCGGGCCATCGAGCGGGTTGGGGAAATCAGCGGCGGCATCGTCCTGGTTGAGAACGGCCAGGTCCTGGCGGAGCTGGAGCTGCCCATTGCGGGACTGCTCACGGAAGCCCCCATCGAGGAAGTGGCCGGCCGCCTGGAAGAGATGGATCGCATCGCCCATCAGGTCCTGGGCATTCCCGAAGCGATGAACCCCTTCCTCTCCCTGGCCTTCATGGCCCTGCCCGTCATTCCCGAAGTCAAGCTCACAGTGGAAGGACTCTTCTCTGTCACAGAACAGCGCCTGCTGCCCGCTGTCGAGTAG
- a CDS encoding catalase, which produces MARKASSKKAEAKSSTPKKSPEAKKPAERTDPTETDSKTNEKLAQLDQVRVESEGTEMTTNQGVKVSEDEFSLTAGDRGPTLMEDFHFREKITHFDHERIPERIVHARGTGAHGVFTVYESMKEFTRAHFLSEAGLETPVFARFSTVAGSRGSADNVRDVRGFAVKFYTQEGNYDLVGNNMPVFFIQDAIKFPDLIHAVKPEPHHEMPQASSAHDTFWDFIANNRESAHQMMWSMSDRAIPRSLRMMEGFGIHTFRWINERGEAHFVKYHWKPLLGVHSKVWDEAQKTNGKDPDFHRRDLTDAINQGAFPEWELGVQLLPEQDEFSLDFDILDPTKLWPEEDVPVRIIGRMTLNRNVDNFFAETEQSAFHPGHLVPGIDFTNDPLLQGRLFSYTDTQLIRLGGPNFHQIPINRPVVPIRNNQRDGYHQMEIHRGQTSYHRNSLNANAPVPVPGDQGGFVHYQEKVEGRKVRSRSESFKDFYSQAVMFYRSLSKVEQEHLRDAFIFELQMVESPDVRQQITEMLCEIDLPLAKAVAEKIGTKTVKTKGTSYEKVSPALSQEHTVKKTDTLKVAIWITDGFDSAQLKDLESTLKQAKAVPEIVSARIGTIQGSDGTAQAKKSHLTAAAVLYDAGIFLGGKPVKDPSFLPHFEDFVKDTFQHFKPLAVHSAIADWIPQEVSLEEPGVLTGDPLDSAAFIELLANHRFWDRKVK; this is translated from the coding sequence ATGGCCAGAAAAGCAAGTTCAAAAAAAGCAGAGGCAAAGAGTTCAACACCAAAAAAGTCACCGGAAGCAAAGAAGCCGGCTGAGCGGACGGATCCGACGGAAACTGATTCCAAAACCAATGAAAAGCTGGCCCAGCTGGACCAGGTGAGAGTAGAATCGGAAGGCACCGAAATGACGACCAATCAGGGCGTGAAGGTCTCGGAGGATGAATTCTCCCTGACGGCCGGAGACCGGGGTCCGACCTTGATGGAGGACTTCCATTTCCGTGAGAAGATCACCCATTTCGACCATGAGCGGATTCCCGAGCGCATCGTGCATGCCCGGGGCACCGGAGCTCATGGTGTCTTCACGGTCTATGAATCGATGAAGGAATTTACCCGGGCCCATTTCCTGTCGGAGGCCGGTCTGGAAACGCCGGTGTTTGCCCGGTTCTCCACGGTGGCAGGGTCCCGCGGCTCGGCAGACAATGTGCGGGATGTGCGCGGCTTTGCGGTGAAGTTCTATACTCAGGAAGGGAATTACGACCTGGTGGGCAACAATATGCCGGTCTTCTTTATTCAGGATGCGATCAAGTTCCCGGACCTGATTCACGCGGTCAAGCCGGAACCTCATCATGAGATGCCCCAGGCATCCTCGGCTCACGATACGTTCTGGGATTTCATCGCCAACAATCGGGAAAGCGCTCATCAGATGATGTGGTCCATGTCGGATCGGGCGATTCCGCGCTCCCTGCGAATGATGGAGGGCTTTGGCATCCATACCTTCCGCTGGATCAATGAGCGGGGAGAGGCGCATTTTGTCAAATACCACTGGAAACCGCTGCTGGGCGTCCATTCCAAGGTCTGGGACGAAGCCCAGAAAACCAACGGCAAGGATCCGGATTTCCACCGGCGCGACCTCACCGATGCCATCAACCAGGGCGCCTTCCCGGAATGGGAACTCGGGGTTCAGCTCCTGCCCGAACAGGACGAGTTCTCCCTGGACTTCGACATTCTGGATCCGACCAAGCTGTGGCCGGAGGAGGACGTTCCGGTCCGGATCATCGGCCGGATGACCTTAAACCGGAATGTGGACAATTTCTTTGCCGAAACCGAGCAGTCCGCCTTCCACCCGGGACACCTGGTGCCAGGCATTGACTTTACCAACGACCCGCTGCTGCAAGGGCGGCTGTTCTCCTACACCGACACGCAGCTGATCCGGCTGGGCGGTCCGAATTTCCATCAGATTCCGATCAATCGTCCGGTTGTCCCCATTCGAAACAATCAGCGGGACGGCTACCACCAGATGGAGATCCATCGGGGTCAGACCAGCTATCACCGCAATTCGCTCAATGCCAATGCTCCTGTCCCGGTTCCCGGGGATCAGGGCGGATTTGTCCACTACCAGGAAAAGGTGGAGGGGCGCAAGGTGCGCAGCCGCAGCGAGAGCTTTAAGGATTTCTATTCCCAGGCCGTGATGTTCTATCGGTCCCTGTCAAAGGTGGAGCAGGAGCACCTGCGGGATGCCTTCATCTTTGAGCTTCAGATGGTGGAATCGCCGGATGTACGGCAGCAGATCACCGAAATGCTGTGTGAGATTGACCTCCCGCTGGCAAAAGCCGTGGCTGAAAAAATCGGAACTAAGACCGTGAAAACCAAGGGCACCTCCTACGAAAAAGTATCCCCGGCCCTCAGTCAGGAACATACGGTTAAAAAGACGGATACCCTGAAAGTTGCCATCTGGATCACCGATGGCTTCGATTCGGCGCAGCTGAAGGACCTGGAAAGCACCCTGAAACAAGCCAAAGCGGTTCCGGAAATTGTCTCCGCCAGAATCGGCACCATCCAGGGAAGCGATGGGACCGCACAAGCGAAGAAAAGCCACCTGACCGCGGCAGCTGTCCTGTATGACGCCGGAATCTTCCTGGGCGGAAAACCCGTCAAGGATCCGAGCTTCCTCCCCCATTTCGAAGATTTCGTCAAGGATACCTTCCAGCACTTCAAGCCCCTTGCCGTCCACTCCGCCATCGCGGACTGGATTCCGCAGGAAGTCTCCCTGGAAGAACCCGGCGTTCTGACCGGCGACCCCCTCGACTCAGCCGCGTTCATCGAGCTGCTGGCAAATCACCGGTTCTGGGATCGCAAGGTTAAGTAA
- a CDS encoding superoxide dismutase — MIKLPELEYAYDALEPHIDAKTMEIHHTKHHQAYIDKLVAALDKWNSGKAADEYDDEAVKELIRNLDQLDAPDDIKTQIRNNGGGHVNHAFFWKVIGPNQGGEPSGDLAEAIRQKFGSFDSFKEEFGNAAAGRFGSGWAWLVRNDGGELEILSTPNQDSPLSLGKHPLLGLDVWEHAYYLNYQNRRPDYIKAFWNVVNWKEVERLYSDRQ; from the coding sequence ATGATCAAATTACCTGAATTAGAATATGCTTATGACGCACTGGAACCCCACATTGACGCCAAAACTATGGAAATCCACCACACCAAGCACCATCAGGCTTACATCGATAAGCTGGTGGCAGCACTGGACAAGTGGAACTCCGGCAAGGCCGCCGATGAATATGACGACGAAGCGGTGAAGGAACTGATCCGGAACCTGGATCAGCTGGATGCACCGGATGATATTAAGACTCAGATTCGCAACAACGGCGGCGGCCATGTCAACCACGCCTTCTTCTGGAAAGTGATCGGACCCAATCAGGGCGGTGAGCCGTCCGGCGATCTGGCCGAAGCCATCCGGCAGAAGTTTGGTTCCTTCGATTCCTTCAAGGAAGAGTTCGGCAATGCCGCGGCAGGCCGATTCGGTTCCGGCTGGGCCTGGCTGGTACGAAATGACGGCGGCGAGCTGGAGATCCTCTCCACCCCCAATCAGGACAGTCCCCTGTCTTTGGGCAAACATCCGCTGCTGGGCCTGGATGTCTGGGAACACGCTTACTACCTGAACTACCAGAACAGACGTCCGGACTACATCAAGGCTTTCTGGAACGTTGTAAACTGGAAGGAAGTCGAACGGCTTTACAGCGACAGGCAGTAA
- a CDS encoding sodium:solute symporter family protein: protein MWFNWTVLVVTAIVLIGVGAWSGRQIKGAAAEGAGFLLGGRQIGPFIGAGTLIATGYSGWGFIGSPGTAYRYGTVEILANFLFAPAIVFGTMLFAGFMRRRAERSGGLTIPEYLANSHRGTPGQRRLVHFIAGFATFLFLSVYLIGQIRAIGLVASQWLGIPEVAASMLLMLLITVFTIQGGLLAVALTDTLMCIGMLIATVIVAAVMFSHVSPTDLLAGLSRIDPELVNPTTSVPYGKSQLSVFLVFIYALLFTTTLPYMSVRFLSLKEDIKIHRMALYMAPMGVILSLIPLVGLFMRQQGYVLADPDSAMPVFLNTYLPPAIGGVITLFILFAMLSTISSVLQTLASALSYDMTVSLTNRQENVSLRMNRIMVGLTTAWGLFLTFVAPAGMLNQIAYIGTGGLIAMLVGPTIMSSLVEGDLRACLGSMSAGLLAQILLVLRFNVGWVEAPILAGLAGSAVYIVLALAANGGHRKPQPAPVN from the coding sequence ATGTGGTTTAACTGGACCGTTTTGGTGGTCACGGCCATCGTTCTGATCGGAGTGGGTGCCTGGTCCGGCCGCCAGATTAAGGGAGCGGCTGCCGAAGGCGCCGGCTTCCTTCTGGGCGGCCGCCAGATCGGCCCCTTCATCGGCGCCGGCACCCTCATTGCCACGGGCTACAGCGGCTGGGGCTTCATCGGCTCCCCCGGCACGGCCTACCGCTATGGTACTGTCGAGATTCTGGCTAATTTCCTCTTCGCCCCAGCCATTGTCTTCGGCACCATGCTGTTTGCCGGATTCATGCGCCGGCGGGCCGAGCGCAGCGGCGGTCTGACGATCCCGGAGTACCTGGCCAACAGCCATCGCGGGACCCCCGGTCAGCGGCGCCTGGTCCATTTCATTGCCGGCTTTGCCACCTTTCTGTTCCTCTCGGTCTATCTCATCGGTCAGATCCGGGCCATCGGCCTGGTGGCGTCGCAATGGCTCGGAATCCCCGAAGTAGCCGCCTCCATGCTCCTGATGCTCCTGATCACCGTGTTCACGATCCAGGGAGGCCTGCTGGCCGTCGCCCTGACGGACACCCTGATGTGCATCGGCATGCTCATTGCCACAGTCATTGTCGCTGCCGTCATGTTCAGCCATGTCAGTCCGACGGATCTCCTGGCCGGCCTGAGCCGGATCGATCCGGAGCTGGTCAATCCCACAACTTCCGTACCCTATGGCAAAAGCCAGCTCAGCGTATTTCTGGTATTCATCTACGCGCTGCTCTTCACCACAACGCTTCCCTACATGTCGGTGCGATTTCTCTCCCTGAAGGAAGACATCAAGATTCACCGGATGGCTCTGTACATGGCCCCCATGGGCGTCATCCTCAGCCTGATCCCCCTGGTCGGCCTGTTCATGCGCCAGCAGGGCTACGTGCTGGCCGATCCCGACAGCGCTATGCCGGTTTTTCTCAATACCTATCTGCCCCCAGCCATTGGCGGGGTGATCACGCTGTTTATCCTCTTTGCCATGCTGTCGACCATCAGCTCGGTGCTGCAGACCCTGGCTTCGGCGCTGTCCTATGATATGACTGTTTCCCTGACGAATCGCCAGGAGAACGTGTCGCTCCGGATGAACCGGATTATGGTCGGGCTGACCACCGCCTGGGGATTGTTCCTGACCTTTGTTGCCCCCGCCGGCATGCTCAATCAGATCGCCTACATCGGAACCGGCGGCCTCATCGCTATGCTGGTCGGACCCACCATCATGTCCAGCCTTGTCGAGGGCGACCTGCGCGCCTGTCTCGGTTCCATGAGTGCCGGACTCCTGGCTCAGATCCTCCTGGTCCTGCGCTTCAATGTCGGCTGGGTAGAAGCTCCGATCCTGGCCGGACTGGCCGGATCCGCCGTATACATCGTTCTGGCACTGGCGGCCAACGGCGGCCATCGCAAGCCTCAGCCCGCACCGGTGAACTAG
- a CDS encoding serine/threonine protein kinase, translating into MKIVNSWNDFDPLKHVIVGRADNCCISPSEPASKAKVPLDSPMRGMTGPRPLATVEKANEQLEGLVKLLESRGVKVDRPDALQWNQAVVTPHFMIGSMFGCMPPRDVLLTIGSDIISAPMSFRSRYFEFYAYSRIQREYFDKDPNFRWIAAPRPELSDASYDMHYFDDEVTEEILLERTAKLHMVTKEHEILFDAADVLRLGKDLFVQHGLTTNRKGMEWLRRMYPDMRVHAVNFPGDPYPIHIDATFVPLRPGLILNNPVRKLPKEQRKIFEANGWEIVDAAQPAHSQPPELCYSSVWLSMNCLVLDHKTVIVEASETAQQEQMDKLGMNVIPLPFRDAYAFGGGLHCATADVYREGVCQDYFPHQVEDPTLVSFQEK; encoded by the coding sequence ATGAAGATTGTGAATTCCTGGAATGATTTTGATCCCTTGAAGCATGTGATTGTGGGGCGGGCGGACAACTGCTGCATTTCCCCGTCGGAACCCGCTTCCAAAGCCAAAGTGCCGCTGGACAGCCCGATGCGCGGCATGACCGGACCCAGACCGCTGGCCACCGTGGAAAAAGCCAACGAACAGCTGGAAGGCCTGGTCAAGCTGCTGGAGAGCCGCGGCGTCAAAGTGGACCGGCCCGATGCCCTGCAGTGGAATCAGGCGGTGGTGACGCCGCATTTCATGATCGGCAGCATGTTCGGCTGCATGCCCCCGCGGGATGTGCTCCTGACCATTGGCAGCGACATCATCTCAGCCCCGATGTCCTTCCGTTCCCGGTATTTTGAATTCTATGCCTATTCCCGGATTCAGAGAGAGTACTTCGACAAGGATCCGAACTTCCGCTGGATCGCCGCTCCCCGCCCGGAACTGTCGGACGCTTCCTACGACATGCATTACTTCGATGATGAAGTCACCGAGGAAATTCTGCTGGAGCGGACCGCAAAGCTCCATATGGTCACCAAGGAGCATGAGATCCTGTTTGACGCCGCCGACGTGCTCCGCCTGGGCAAGGACCTGTTTGTCCAGCATGGCCTGACCACCAACCGCAAGGGCATGGAGTGGCTGCGCCGGATGTACCCGGACATGAGAGTTCATGCGGTGAACTTCCCCGGCGATCCGTACCCGATCCATATTGATGCCACGTTCGTACCGCTTCGTCCGGGTCTGATCCTGAACAATCCCGTTCGGAAACTGCCCAAGGAACAGCGGAAGATCTTCGAAGCCAACGGCTGGGAGATTGTGGACGCTGCTCAGCCGGCCCACAGCCAGCCACCTGAACTGTGCTACTCCAGCGTCTGGCTGTCAATGAACTGCCTGGTTCTGGATCACAAGACCGTCATCGTCGAAGCCAGTGAAACCGCTCAGCAGGAGCAGATGGACAAGCTCGGCATGAACGTGATCCCGCTGCCCTTCCGCGATGCCTATGCCTTTGGCGGCGGATTGCACTGCGCCACGGCGGATGTATACCGCGAAGGCGTCTGTCAGGATTACTTCCCCCATCAGGTGGAGGATCCCACCCTGGTATCGTTCCAGGAAAAATAA